In the Spirochaetota bacterium genome, ATCGTTGAGAAATAGACCAGCGACTTCGTCACGATGACGCTCTCGATGATGGCATACCCGCTCTTCGAGAGCGCCTTATAGAGCACATCGTCGACGTACTTGCCGATATCGGCCTCCGCCGCGTCACGGAGCACCGCATGCGACAGCACTTTCGAGTACGATGCGATGCGGTCATCCACGTCGAGCATGGTCACTTTCGTATTTCGTATGACGCGAAGCTGCTCAAGGCTTTCATGGAAACGCTTCGTTTTCGCAAGCATGTCGGAGAACACATAGCGGGAATAGAGCGTCTCCTCATCGGTGTTCGTGTTGAGCGTGAGCGACTCGGAAAAGAAGCGGTACGCGCTCTCGGCATCGCCCTCCTCGATCGCTATGCGACCGAGGAACATGCCCGCTTCCATTTTCGATTCCGATATATTGAGCACCGCGAGAAGGTCGTGCTTCGCCTCGGCATATTTCTTCATCTGGAACTCGGTCTTCCCCCTGAGGAGTATCGCCTTGTGGTTCTCCGAATCGCTCATGATGCACTGCTCGGTATACGCGAGCGACATATCGTAGAATTTCTGATCGTAGTTGATCATCGCGAGCATATAGATGGTCTCATTATTGGTCCGATCGATGCTGTACGCACGGTCAAGCGCCGCCTTTGCACGCTCGCTGTCCCCCTGCTCATAGTAGTACCCGCCTATCTTCGTGAGCGCCTCGAGGTTCTGCGGATCAAGCTTCAACACCTCTTCGTACTCCTCGGCCGCCTTCTTGTTCTTCCCGGTGCGTTCATAGATGACAGCGAGCATGCGGTGCACATCGAGCGCCGGCACTTCGGGGGTGAACGTCCCGCCGGAGACGATCTCGTTCAGATGGAGGAGCGACATGACGAACTGCGACTGCTGGAAGTACACCCGCGCGAGCATCCACTGCACGGGCAGCAGCTTTTTCTGGACGGCGGTGAACCCGTTGATGACGTTCAGTATCGTCTCGAACTCGCCGCGCTTGAACGACTGCTCGAGCCGCGTGAGCTTGCGCGGGAAGTAGAGACTGTCCCACACATAGCGTATGATCAGGATCACGCTGATGGCCAGTATGACGATTAACGCTTCCATCCGCGTTACCCGCCCTGTCGATTATTGATAATTGACGACGATGGCATTATTGTGCTCTGCATCGGTTAATGCGTCGATGGTCCTGAGCAGGAGTACGTCCCGAAGCTCGGATGCGCTCTCGCTGTGCGGCGTCCGTGCGAAATCGAAACCGGCCGCACCGAACACCACGCGCACATCCGTCTCGGCATTGCGGTACACGAAGCGGTGCGCAGCAACGAGCTTTTCAAAACGGGCGAGCGCCTTATAGGCACTGTCGCTGTCGGCGAACACGACGGAAATGATGCTCCCCTTCTGCACAAGGCACTGGTTCTCACCGGTGCGCGCATGCCTGCGTATGAGATCGATGAGCTGTTTCTCAAGGGCATCATATCCGTCCGAGGAATAACGCTCGATGAGCGCAAGCTGGTTGGCGATGCGTACGCCCATGATGCCGAGCGGGCGTTTTATCCGTCTGCTCACGGCGAGGAGGTCCTCAAGCTCGCGGAGGAACAGTTCATAATCCGGCACGCGCTCACGGGCGGCGAATTCGGTATCGAGCAGGTACGCGTTCTTGTTCTCGACCATGAAAATGGAAAGGAGCGTCGA is a window encoding:
- a CDS encoding tetratricopeptide repeat protein, whose amino-acid sequence is MEALIVILAISVILIIRYVWDSLYFPRKLTRLEQSFKRGEFETILNVINGFTAVQKKLLPVQWMLARVYFQQSQFVMSLLHLNEIVSGGTFTPEVPALDVHRMLAVIYERTGKNKKAAEEYEEVLKLDPQNLEALTKIGGYYYEQGDSERAKAALDRAYSIDRTNNETIYMLAMINYDQKFYDMSLAYTEQCIMSDSENHKAILLRGKTEFQMKKYAEAKHDLLAVLNISESKMEAGMFLGRIAIEEGDAESAYRFFSESLTLNTNTDEETLYSRYVFSDMLAKTKRFHESLEQLRVIRNTKVTMLDVDDRIASYSKVLSHAVLRDAAEADIGKYVDDVLYKALSKSGYAIIESVIVTKSLVYFSTMKKIGGGAQAYKSCFALDTSLMPMSADDIDRFNTYSKDRKGHNSFFISLGGFGQNVRNSLPAPIELMETDKFEQIVTGKLTL